The region TTTGTTTTAATCCTCTTAATCCCCTGAATCCGCGTAATCCCGCACTCCCCGTTCCCGTCCCCATCTTTGTTTTAATCCTCTTAATCCCCTGAATCCGCGTAATCCCGCACTCCCCGTTCCCGTCCCCGCCGCGCCGCTGCCGGGAAGTTGTTTTTCAATTGGAAATTGGAAATCGGAAATTGGAAATTGGAAATCCCAAGCTCACCAGCCTTCGACCAGCCCGCTTTCGGGGGCGGCTTTCTGGGCCCAGCCTTCGGGGTTGCGGAAGTAGTCTTTGACCATCATGGCGGCCACCACGCCGTCGCCGCAGGCGGTGGCGAGTTGCATGGCGGCCTGCTGGCGGCAGTCGCCAGCCACGAACACGCCGGGCATGGACGTCTTGAGCGTCGTGCAGTCGCAGACGATATATCCGGCGGCGTTCATGGTGACGGCGCCTTTGAGGAAGTCGGTATTGGGCACCATGCCCACGAAGACGAACACGCCGTCGACCTTGAGATCCTGCGCCTGATCGGTCTGGAGGTTGCGCAGCACGACGTGGTCGATCTGCTCGCCGGCCTCGTCGGGCACGATGGCCTCGAGCACGTACGGCAGGAGCACGTCGATGTTCTTCTTCTTGGCCGTCTCGTAAAGCTCCTCGACGAGCACCTGCTGGGCGCGGAATTCCTTGCGGCGGTGGATCATCGTCGTCTTGCCCGCGAATCGCTGGGCGAGATAGATGGTGTCCTCGACAGCCGTGTTGCCTCCGCCGACGGTCAACACGTGCTTGTCGCGATAGAACGCCCCGTCGCAGGTGGCGCAGTAGCTGACCTTGCCGGCCTGGCGCATCTGCTCTTCGCCGGGTACGCCGAGCTGGCGGTAGTCGCTGCCGGGTGCGAGGATGACAGCCCGGGCGGTATAGACGCTTTCGCCCTTGTTGACCTCGACGGTGAGCTTTCCGTCGTCGCGGCGGGCCAGAGTCGTGACCGATTCGTTGACGGCCACGTGAGCGCCGAAGGCCTCGACCTGGTCGCGCTGGTGCTGGACGAGATCGGGCCCGGAGATCTTCTCGTATCCGGGGTAGTTCTCGATGCGGTCGGTGAGCATGATCTGCCCGCCGGGCAGACCGTTCTTTTCGAGCACCAGCGTGCTGTAGCGGTCGCGGGCGGAGTAGAGGGCCGCGGCCAGACCGGCCGGTCCGCCGCCGACGATGATCACGTCATAGTCCTGCTGCTTGGGCATGATAACACGAGCTCCCGTTTTACATAGACAGCGGCGGCATCATCGCACCGGCGCCAATCGCACCGGTGGGGCGACCGGTACGGCCTGGCCCGCCAGCGTCTGGGCTGAGGGAAAATGCCGCAGCACCGCCTGGGCGCTGGACAGTTCCATCACCAGATCGTTGCCGCTGTTCATTCGAAGAATATTACCCGCCGCGTCGACCCAGAGAGTGGCGGGTTCGGCATCGGCGGCCGCCTGGTCGCTGACGCGGACGGCCTGAACCTGCTTGCCGTCGATCATGCACGCCTCGGGTCCGACGACGGTCAGGGTCCGCATGTCGAAGTTGTTCTCGGCGCTGGCGTAGCAGGCCAGGGAGTAGGCGGCGGGCTTGGTCAGGTCCGCCAGGCGGAAGAACATCCACGCCAGGGGCTTGGTGAGGTAGATGTTGTCGGGGACCTGTTGCTTTTCGGTCTTGCTCCGCCCGCCCAGGCTCCTCTGGCAGACGATCACGTCGGCTTTCCTGAGCCCGGTCTCATAGAGGTGGCTGGCCTGGGCGCCGTCGCCGGTAGTTTCGGCCTGCGTCCATCGTTCGCTGTCGCCGGCGGCGGTGGAGAATTCCAGCCGCTGGCTGAGGCGTCGCCGGTCGCCGGGGATCTCCATCAGCAGGCAGGTCTTGACCTGCACGCCGTCGAGGCGGTCCTGGACGGCCCACTCCTCGCTGACATTCATGAAGCCGACGACTTTGCCTTTGTAGCTCCACAGATACCAGCGTGGTTCTTTCGACAGCAGCTCGCCGACCTTCTTGCCGGCCAGGGCGGCCATCAACTCCGCGCCGCGGGCGAGGTTGGCCTTCATGGCCTTGCGCGCTTCGGTGGGGTCGGTGAACTGCAGCGTCTCCAGCACCCGTGTGCAGGTGGCGTCGAGGGCGTCTTTCATCGAGGTCGGCCCGGCCATCAGGAAGACCAGGAACCGCTCCGGGTCGGCCAGCACCCAGACCTGTCGTTTCCAGAGAGTGATGGGGCCTTGCGTGACGCCGCGGATGTCGATGGCGCCTTTTCCGCCCAGGGGGATGACTTTCGCCGAATCGATTTTGTACTGCCCCGACTGCTGCAACTGCGCCTCGAGCATCTGGCGGTACGTGTCCAGCGAAGGCTTCCCGGCGCCGCTGTCGGGCTTCTTGGGCAGCACCTGCAGCACCGAGAACGTCCAGGCGATGACGTTGCTCTTGTCGTCGCGCATGGACCACGAGACCAGCCGCGCCGTCGAGAACCCCCTCTGGCGCACGGTGCCCAGCGGGGCCTTGAGCGAGAAGCCGTGCGCCGCGTCGATGTACCGCGGGCCCAGTTCCACCGCCGGCGCCGGCGCCGGTTCCGCAACGACGTCCTGGGCGTCCGCCCGCGCAATGAGAACCACCAGCGCCGCAGCCAGGATCAACCCGTATATGTGCTTCATGGAGCGCTCCATCATGGGCGACATTATAAAAGCCTCCCGCGCACTTGATAAGTCTTAACCCGGATATTTCACCGCGGAGATCGCAGAGGCCGCAGAGGTTTTTGAGCGAAGAAACTTACAGAAACCTACGGAAGCGGGCCGCATGGCAGTCTGTTTTCCGGATTAACGCCGACGGCGACATTAGATGGTTTTGTTTTAAGCCATTTGCTTCTCTGCGTACTCTGCGATCTCTGCGGTTCATGCAGTTTTCGGGTTAATTGCCCCGCCCGCAACGCAAAACATTCCATCACGCCGCAGTCAGGGTATAATCCTGATGTGGCCCGGCGGCACGGGGAGGCAAACCTTGGGCACGAAAAGGATGCTCCGATGAAACGCGTAATGG is a window of Planctomycetaceae bacterium DNA encoding:
- a CDS encoding FAD-dependent oxidoreductase — its product is MPKQQDYDVIIVGGGPAGLAAALYSARDRYSTLVLEKNGLPGGQIMLTDRIENYPGYEKISGPDLVQHQRDQVEAFGAHVAVNESVTTLARRDDGKLTVEVNKGESVYTARAVILAPGSDYRQLGVPGEEQMRQAGKVSYCATCDGAFYRDKHVLTVGGGNTAVEDTIYLAQRFAGKTTMIHRRKEFRAQQVLVEELYETAKKKNIDVLLPYVLEAIVPDEAGEQIDHVVLRNLQTDQAQDLKVDGVFVFVGMVPNTDFLKGAVTMNAAGYIVCDCTTLKTSMPGVFVAGDCRQQAAMQLATACGDGVVAAMMVKDYFRNPEGWAQKAAPESGLVEGW